The genomic DNA GCACGTCGAGCGGCGGTGCGGTCGGGCTGAACGTGACGAACATCCGCACCAGCACCAGGCGATCCTTGTCGATCCAGAACTGCGGCGACGTCGTATCGGTGGGCGAGCTGGCGCCGACCGCCCACGCCGGGCGCCCCTCCCACGTCACATTGGCAACCTTCGAAAAGTCGATGTGCTCTTCGGCGAGCTGCTTGATCGTCTCGTCGACCGGCTGCAGGTAGACGTTCTCGATCAGCGGGATGAACGCATTCCCGTTGGCATTGCCCGGCTGCGCCACACCCGCGCGAACCGACCAGCTCGAATCGGACGTGTAGAGCACGCCATTGCCGGCTGAGGGTTCGCCGGTGTCGATCCGGAGCTTGGCCCCGCTCGGCGTGGTGAACCACATCGCTTCATACCACGTGGCGACGGTCGGCGCCCCGCCGTTGCGACCGGCTCGGGTGGTTTTCTGGGAAAAGGTGAGAGTGGTGAACCACTTGCCGGCGTATTTGTCGTGCATGCGCTTGAGCACGCCGGCGCCGGCCGTCTGCGCCGGGAGCGTGACGGGAGCGATCGCGACCAGCGCGGCCGGGATGAGACAGGCGCGGAAGTACCGCATCCGGGGACTCCATTTGTTGGAATGGTGGGGTGACAGTTCGACTACGGACGCGCGGCGGTCCCGGTTCCAGCGCCGGCCAGCCGCGAACCACGTCGCTCCAGCCGCGCCATGTCCCGGGTGATGGTCCGCAGCGCGCCGAGCGCCACGACGCCGCCAAGGAGTGCGACGATGGGAAGGAGGATCACCACGCGCACCAGGGAAAAGCGGTCGGAAAGTGATCCGATCAGCGGGAGGGCGATGCCGTCCCCGGCCAGGTGGATGAAAAGGAGATAGGCGCCGACGACGGTCGATCCGATGCTGGCGGGAACCACGTCGAAAATCACGGCCGACATCGGGCCGTTGTACCACGAGAGAAAGAAAAAGGCGATCGTGAATCCCGGCACGAAGAGCTTGAGGTCGTGCAGCGTGAGCACCCAGATCGCCAGCGGCCCGCCGATGATGAATCCGCCCGCAATGGTGATCACGCGTCCCTTGTCTGTGCGGTGACGCAGCCAGTCGGCGATCAATCCTCCGGCGAGCGTGCCGAGCACACCCGCGACGAGTCCCCACGTGCCGAGGAGCTCTGCCGCTGCTGCCGTGGTAAGCCCGAACTTGCGGGTCATGAACGATGGCCCCCAGCCGACCAGCCCGTTGGTACCGAACGAAATCATGGCGCCCGAGAGGAAGACGAAGATCAGCGTCGGTGTGCGGAGTACCAGTCGCGCCGCGCGCGAGAGCTCGTCGACGGCGTCCTCGAGTTCGGAGGTGAACGGCGTTTCATCGCGTCGATCGAGCTGCACCAGCCGCACCCAACGCCAGATCGTCAGCACCGTACCGAGCCCGATCGCGACGGCGAGTACGATCGTGTCGCTCGGTGCTTCGGTCCCGAACCAGTGGGTGAGTCCGACCGCCGCGACGAGTCCGATCGCGGTCAGCACGAGCAGCGGTGCGATCTGCTGCATCAAGCCGAGGGTGCCGAGGCCGAGTTTGCGGGCGAGATTGCGGATGTGATGCGGCGCTTCCTTGCGGGCCGGATCGACCAGCCCCATGACCAGCGCGGCACACGCGAACCCCGGAATGCCGACCGCCATCAGTGCGACGCGCCAGCCGTAGATCCCTTCGAGGTAACCACCCAGCAGGATGCCGAGGACGCCGCCGATCGGAATCCCGGCGTTGAGGATTCCCATGGCAAAGGCACGATTGCGTCCCGGGAAATAGTCGGCGACCATCGACGTCGACGCCGGCGCGTACGCCGCTTCACCGATGCCGACCAGCGCCCGGCAGGCGAAGAGTTCAGTGAAGCCGCGCACCAGTCCGCCGAGCGAGGTGAATGCGCTGAACAGTGCGGTTCCCGCGGCGATCACCGTCTTGCGGCTCTTGAGGTCGCCGATCACCCCGAACGGGAGCGCGGCCACCGAGAAGACGAGGATGTAGGCGGCGCCGAGCCAGCCGAGCTGCGTGTCGTTGAGCGAGAGGTCGCGCTTGATCGGCTCGAACAGCGCGAAGATGATGTTGCGGTCGAGGTAGTTGAGCAGGTTGATGAACGCGAGGAGCGCGAGCGCCCCCGTGGCGCGCCACTGACGTTGAGCGACCGTCGCGGCGTGCACGCGCTAGAGCCCGACCTTGGCGATGCCCAGGCGTTTCCGGCTTTCCATCAGGATCTTGACGACGGTCTCCGGGCGGTCGGTGACGTGCAGCAGCTTGTCATCGCCGGGCGAGATCATCCCCTCATCGAGCAGGGTATCCTTGATCCACGCCATCATCCCCGACCAGTACGCCTTGCCGAAGAGGACGACCGGAAAGTCGGTGAGCTTGTCGGTCTGCATCAGTGTCAGCGCTTCGAAGAGCTCGTCGAGTGTCCCGTAGCCGCCGGGAAAGACCGCGAAGCCGATCGCGTACTTGACGAACATCGTCTTGCGAACGAAGAAGTACTTGAAGTCGAGTGAGCGCGTGAGATACTGATTGGGGCGCTGCTCATGCGGCAGCTCGATATTGCATCCGATCGAAAGGCCGCCGGCTTCGTACGCGCCCTTGTTGGCGGCTTCCATGATCCCCGGACCGCCGCCGGTGATGACCGGCACGCCTGCCTTGGCAAAGAGCTGCGCGGTCCGTTCGGCGGCCTTGTAGTACCGATCGCCGGGCTTGGTTCGCGCCGATCCGAAGAAGGAGACGCCGCCGGCGACATCCTGCAGGTTGTCGAAGCCCCAGACGAATTCTCCCTGGATGCTGAGGACGCGCCACGAATCCGACGTGCGGCGCAGGCGGAGAATGTCTTCCGCCACCGGGACGTTGAGCAGCTGCTCGTCTTCGGTGGGACGCGACTTGCGAGTGGTCTTGGGCGGAGGTGCCGTCTTCGTCTTCCGTTCACGCATCCAGCAGGACCTCGAGGAGGGCGCGGTGATCATCCGCGACGTTGTAGAAATAGGGTGAGACGCGCACATGTCCCGGGCGCGAATCGACGATGAATCCCGCTGCGGCGAGTCGCGCCACATCGGCGCGCGGGTCGTCCCGCGGCAGCATCACGATGGCGCTGCGATCGGCAGCAGATGCCGCAACGCGCGGTGACAGGCCGCGACTGCGGGCGTCGGCGATGAGGTCTTCCGTGAGCGCAGCGGTGGCGCTTCGAATCGTTGCGACACCGGCACCCTCCACCAGATCGAGCCCGCCAAGCTGGGCGTGCACCGACGGAAGCGCGGGCGTCCCGGTCTCGAAGCGCCGGGCGTCGTCGTGCGCCACGAAGGTCGTCGGATCGAAGGCAAACTGGTCGCGGTGGGCGAACCATCCCGATGCCTGGGGAATCACGGCCGCCGTACTCTCCGGCCTGGCATACATGAAGGTGATCCCCGGTCCGCCGAGGAGCCACTTGAGGCCGCCAGCGAGATAGAAATCGACATCCAGCGCCTGCACGTCCACGGGGATCTGTCCCGCAGCCTGGTAGCCGTCGATCAGGGTGAGCGCTCCAGCGCGCCGGGCCAGCTGCGCAATCGTTGCGACATCCTGGATGGCGCCCGACGCATAATAGACGTGGCTCGTGGCGACGAGCGCCGTATCACCGTCGATCGCTCGTTCGAACGCCTCGACCGGCACGGTGACGCCGTCGGGCGATTCGAGGAAGACGACCTCGGTGTCGCGCGGCAACCACTGATAGGGGAGCGTCGGAAAATCGATCGACGTGGTCACGATGCGGCGGCGTCGCGTGGTGTCGAGTCCGCTGCCGATCACGCCGAGGATGCTGGAGATCGAAGGGTGCAACGCGATCTCGCTGCTCCGGGCATTGATCAACGCACCGTATCGGATTCGCAGCTCTTCGAGTGCGTTCCACCACACATCGTACCAGTTGGCAGCACCGCGGGCGGCCCACTGATCGAGGAAGGTGTCGACCCGTTGTCGCGCGCGGCGGGAGAGGGCGCCGAGTGAGCAGGAATTGAGATAGATGGTGTGCTCGAACACCGGAAACTCGGCGCGCCAGTGTGCAAGCGGGTTGGCGACCGGGTGTGGCGCGGCGACAGGCATGGAGCGCAATCTACGGACACCGGCCTCCAGTCGCGATCCGGCCGGTCACGTCGGAACTGTTGGCGGAGCCGGCAGGCCCCCGGTGTGATCGCGCGACTCGGTGGCGAGCAGTCGGGCGCCGCTCTACGTTCCACCCGTGTCGAGCACCCCTGACCTGCGCCTGTCGCGCTCCTGGACCGAACTCACCGTGCAGCTTGCCGGTCGCGCAGTGGTCTCGCCGCGGCTCGCCATCGACCTCGTCCGGACGGCATGGGCGTTTCGCCGGAAGCGATGGTGGCAAATGGCGCCGTTCCTCCCCGTGCCCGACCGCACCTACCTGCGCTGGCGGATGTACACCGCGTACGGTGACGAGGATGCCGTGCCCCCCGCGGGGGATGTCGTGCGTTTCGCCCGGTGGCGCCGTACCACGATGAGGGTGTGATGGCCGACCAACCGCACCTCGTGATCCTCGGCGGCGGCTTTGCCGGCCTGTACATGGCGAAGGCACTCCGCCGCGCGCCAATCCGGATCACGCTGATCGACCGGCGAAATCATCACCTCTTTCAGCCAATGCTGTACCAGGTCGCGACCGCCGCGCTCAATCCATCGGATATCGCGTCACCGATCCGGTCAATCCTTCGCCGGCAGCGCAACGTGGAAGTGCTCCTCGGCGAGGCGGTCCGCGTCGACACCGCCAGTCGTGTCGTGCACCTCGCCGACGGGGCCGACATCACATACGACTATTGCGCCATCGCCACCGGAGCGCGGCACTCCTATTTCGGCCATCCTGAAT from Gemmatimonadales bacterium includes the following:
- a CDS encoding MFS transporter; this encodes MHAATVAQRQWRATGALALLAFINLLNYLDRNIIFALFEPIKRDLSLNDTQLGWLGAAYILVFSVAALPFGVIGDLKSRKTVIAAGTALFSAFTSLGGLVRGFTELFACRALVGIGEAAYAPASTSMVADYFPGRNRAFAMGILNAGIPIGGVLGILLGGYLEGIYGWRVALMAVGIPGFACAALVMGLVDPARKEAPHHIRNLARKLGLGTLGLMQQIAPLLVLTAIGLVAAVGLTHWFGTEAPSDTIVLAVAIGLGTVLTIWRWVRLVQLDRRDETPFTSELEDAVDELSRAARLVLRTPTLIFVFLSGAMISFGTNGLVGWGPSFMTRKFGLTTAAAAELLGTWGLVAGVLGTLAGGLIADWLRHRTDKGRVITIAGGFIIGGPLAIWVLTLHDLKLFVPGFTIAFFFLSWYNGPMSAVIFDVVPASIGSTVVGAYLLFIHLAGDGIALPLIGSLSDRFSLVRVVILLPIVALLGGVVALGALRTITRDMARLERRGSRLAGAGTGTAARP
- a CDS encoding TIGR00730 family Rossman fold protein, whose product is MRERKTKTAPPPKTTRKSRPTEDEQLLNVPVAEDILRLRRTSDSWRVLSIQGEFVWGFDNLQDVAGGVSFFGSARTKPGDRYYKAAERTAQLFAKAGVPVITGGGPGIMEAANKGAYEAGGLSIGCNIELPHEQRPNQYLTRSLDFKYFFVRKTMFVKYAIGFAVFPGGYGTLDELFEALTLMQTDKLTDFPVVLFGKAYWSGMMAWIKDTLLDEGMISPGDDKLLHVTDRPETVVKILMESRKRLGIAKVGL
- a CDS encoding aminotransferase class V-fold PLP-dependent enzyme: MPVAAPHPVANPLAHWRAEFPVFEHTIYLNSCSLGALSRRARQRVDTFLDQWAARGAANWYDVWWNALEELRIRYGALINARSSEIALHPSISSILGVIGSGLDTTRRRRIVTTSIDFPTLPYQWLPRDTEVVFLESPDGVTVPVEAFERAIDGDTALVATSHVYYASGAIQDVATIAQLARRAGALTLIDGYQAAGQIPVDVQALDVDFYLAGGLKWLLGGPGITFMYARPESTAAVIPQASGWFAHRDQFAFDPTTFVAHDDARRFETGTPALPSVHAQLGGLDLVEGAGVATIRSATAALTEDLIADARSRGLSPRVAASAADRSAIVMLPRDDPRADVARLAAAGFIVDSRPGHVRVSPYFYNVADDHRALLEVLLDA